From Scleropages formosus chromosome 1, fSclFor1.1, whole genome shotgun sequence, a single genomic window includes:
- the ginm1 gene encoding glycoprotein integral membrane protein 1, with the protein MVVQWWRLSSLFFSFVWFILVEAAPRQLDKENININLTALGDSGQETIRLQIKFNISVIGGQIFVNDIPVKLSGVTRLSCQAWLLEHSNGSRPGLAVTAVTRVLVRQWPLESDPKVELLVFNEEVIEVDGKKVQQTDMYEVNILMNQNFQKLRRTTYSYPLLESMLFSIPRERDVVVTDPNSPKKGEDQGIVHTTSHYPLKQAETTQEETAAPGKLPETPLRMDPSTWYEEDTTAEEETLPDKLLPETPLRSESMSSYNAVCRWVEQLRDRLKRFWSESLPVFFLVMWVVVVGVTGSAVIIKILDVIFPTCDSKGILLLNPVTLLPEEDKQCLLENMEEETQTEKQP; encoded by the exons atggtggtacagtggtggcGGCTCTCGtccctctttttctcctttgtttggtttattttgGTTGAGGCAGCGCCGAGGCAGCTGGACAAG GAGAATATAAACATCAACCTGACGGCGCTTGGGGATTCAGGACAAGAGACCATCCGACTTCAG ATAAAATTTAACATCTCCGTGATTGGAGGGCAAATATTTGTGAATGACATTCCTGTGAAGTTGTCAGGAGTGACAAGACTCTCCTGCCAGGCATGGCTGT TGGAGCACAGCAATGGCTCCAGGCCTGGCCTTGCTGTTACTGCCGTGACCCGGGTTCTGGTCCGCCAGTGGCCCTTGGAGAGCGATCCCAAGGTGGAGCTGCTGGTCTTCAATGAGGAGGTCATTGAAGTGGATGGGAAAAAG gtCCAACAGACAGATATGTATGAGGTGAACATACTGATGAATCAAAACTTCCAGAAACTGAGACGGACAACATACTCATACCCACTGCTGGAGAGCATGCTCTTCAGCATTCCCAGGGAGAGGGATGTGGTAGTTACTGATCCAAATTCACCGAAGAAAG GTGAGGACCAAGGCATAGTACACACAACCAGCCACTACCCCCTTAAACAAGCAGAGACCACTCAGGAGGAGACGGCAGCCCCAGGCAAGCTGCCCGAGACCCCCCTGCGCATGGACCCTTCCACCTGGTACGAAGAGGACACGACCGCAGAGGAAGAGACTCTCCCAGACAAGCTGCTCCCTGAGACACCTCTCAGATCGGAGTCCATGTCTTCCTACAAC GCCGTGTGTCGGTGGGTAGAGCAGCTAAGGGATCGGCTGAAGCGCTTCTGGAGTGAATCCCTCCCTGTCTTCTTCCTGGTCATGTGGGTCGTTGTGGTTGGCGTCACAGGGTCAGCGGTCATCATCAAAATACTGGACGTGATCTTCCCCACCTGTGACAGCAA AGGAATCCTGTTGCTAAACCCTGTGACTCTGTTGCCTGAGGAGGACAAACAGTGTTTGTTGGAGAAcatggaggaggagacacaaACGGAGAAGCAGCCGTGA